In the Duncaniella freteri genome, one interval contains:
- a CDS encoding YitT family protein produces the protein MNFTHACRRLVLSGRDYFFIILGMIVYAVGFTVFILPHQVVIGGMSGFGTLVYYFSGERIPVAAAMYGTNILLLLCAYRYLGKAFVYKTVFGASLLSLLIGMMNTYFTSRPPLVTDMTLSVLMGAMLCGVGIGVYFSHHGTSGGTDIVAAVMERVSSMSVGRTMMIVDMSIVAVSFFLPFDGDMEMRIQARTQTIIYGWISIFVYSYIADRFIGAGRQTIQFFILSDRWRDIAYRISHETGRGVTTIDTRGYWTDQERTLLLVWCRLYDAPDIFHIVHEVDPEAYITDSNVRGVWGNGFDKLKLKPRRKITQ, from the coding sequence ATGAATTTCACTCATGCTTGTCGCCGGCTCGTATTGTCGGGCCGCGACTATTTTTTCATAATCCTTGGCATGATTGTGTATGCTGTAGGGTTTACCGTATTCATCCTCCCTCATCAAGTGGTGATAGGGGGGATGTCGGGTTTCGGTACATTGGTATATTATTTCTCCGGAGAGCGCATCCCAGTGGCTGCCGCCATGTATGGCACCAATATACTGTTGCTGCTGTGTGCCTACAGGTATCTTGGTAAAGCGTTTGTGTATAAGACTGTTTTCGGTGCGTCGTTGCTGTCGTTGCTTATAGGTATGATGAACACCTATTTCACGTCACGCCCTCCTCTGGTGACAGATATGACTCTCAGTGTGCTTATGGGAGCTATGCTGTGCGGGGTAGGTATAGGTGTGTACTTCAGCCATCACGGCACATCGGGCGGTACCGACATTGTTGCTGCGGTCATGGAGCGCGTGAGCTCGATGAGCGTAGGGCGCACTATGATGATTGTCGACATGAGTATCGTTGCAGTGTCCTTTTTCCTTCCGTTTGACGGTGATATGGAGATGCGTATCCAGGCACGTACCCAGACCATCATATATGGATGGATATCGATATTTGTATACTCATATATTGCCGACAGGTTTATAGGCGCAGGGCGTCAGACAATACAGTTCTTTATACTTTCCGACAGATGGCGTGATATAGCCTATCGCATCAGCCATGAGACAGGGCGTGGAGTCACTACGATAGATACACGCGGATACTGGACCGATCAGGAGCGGACATTGCTTCTTGTGTGGTGTCGTCTTTATGATGCTCCGGACATTTTCCATATTGTCCATGAGGTAGATCCGGAAGCCTATATCACTGACAGTAATGTGAGAGGGGTGTGGGGCAACGGGTTCGATAAGCTGAAGCTCAAGCCGCGTCGAAAAATAACACAGTAA
- a CDS encoding alpha/beta hydrolase, which yields MRKIFLLSAVLLSLSAAAQEKIEMLFSSPEAKDVHIDMSDLTRDPGITVYRPANPNGIAVIMCPGGGYSHQAFRHEGHDMAQWFNAQGVTYVVLKYRIPEGDFRRPLSDAEQAVRTVRSHAEEWGIDPSRIGIMGASAGGHLASMLSTHYSDSASRPDFQVLLYPVVTMDRSYTHKGSRDNLLGKNASEEQEKRFSNELQVTPSTPQAFIVLSSDDRTVPPANSVNYYSSLIANGVPATMHIYPVGGHGWGFRDSFKYKREWTGELEKWLREQVK from the coding sequence ATGAGAAAGATTTTCCTATTGTCAGCCGTTCTCCTTTCCCTGTCAGCCGCAGCACAGGAGAAAATAGAGATGCTGTTTTCGTCACCGGAAGCTAAAGATGTGCACATTGACATGTCGGATCTCACACGAGACCCCGGTATCACTGTGTATCGTCCGGCTAATCCTAATGGAATTGCGGTCATAATGTGTCCGGGTGGAGGCTATTCCCATCAGGCATTCAGGCACGAGGGGCATGATATGGCTCAATGGTTCAATGCGCAAGGGGTGACATATGTGGTGCTCAAATACCGTATTCCCGAGGGTGATTTCAGGCGTCCGCTCTCAGATGCCGAACAAGCGGTGCGGACCGTGCGCAGCCATGCTGAAGAGTGGGGTATAGATCCCTCAAGAATAGGCATTATGGGAGCATCGGCAGGCGGACATCTTGCATCGATGCTTTCAACCCATTATTCCGACTCGGCTTCGCGTCCGGATTTCCAGGTGTTGCTGTATCCGGTAGTGACTATGGACCGGTCTTATACACATAAGGGATCTCGTGACAATCTTCTTGGCAAGAATGCCTCGGAGGAACAGGAGAAGAGGTTTTCAAACGAGCTTCAAGTCACGCCTTCCACTCCTCAGGCATTCATAGTGCTTTCTTCGGATGACCGTACGGTGCCCCCTGCCAATTCAGTCAACTATTACTCGTCATTGATAGCCAATGGAGTGCCTGCCACAATGCATATATATCCTGTAGGTGGGCATGGATGGGGATTCCGTGACAGTTTCAAGTATAAGAGAGAATGGACCGGAGAACTCGAAAAATGGCTTCGCGAACAGGTGAAGTAA
- a CDS encoding Maf family nucleotide pyrophosphatase, with the protein MNSPLNNLTAYRVVLGSGSPRRRELLGLLDIDFTVDTSHPVDEIVPDGMSPEMVPEYLSQLKADAFTLLPGDDRLVITADTVVILDGEVLGKPHGEEDAMGMLRKLSGNIQTVVTGVTVRTAERSMSLSATSTVEFATLADEEIGYYINRYRPFDKAGAYGIQEWIGAAAIKGISGSFYNVMGLPVHRLYEALKLF; encoded by the coding sequence ATGAATAGTCCACTTAATAATCTGACAGCATATAGAGTAGTGCTGGGGAGCGGTTCACCACGCCGGCGAGAGCTGCTCGGGCTCCTTGACATAGATTTTACTGTCGATACATCCCATCCTGTTGATGAAATAGTCCCTGACGGAATGTCTCCTGAAATGGTCCCGGAATATCTGTCGCAACTCAAGGCCGATGCATTCACCCTTTTGCCCGGAGATGACAGACTCGTTATAACAGCCGATACGGTGGTGATACTCGACGGTGAGGTTCTTGGCAAGCCTCATGGCGAGGAAGATGCTATGGGTATGCTCCGGAAACTTTCCGGAAATATACAGACGGTAGTAACCGGTGTGACTGTACGCACCGCAGAGCGGAGCATGTCGCTTAGCGCGACTTCCACAGTGGAGTTCGCCACGCTTGCCGATGAGGAGATAGGGTATTACATAAACCGTTACCGTCCGTTTGACAAGGCCGGAGCCTATGGTATACAGGAGTGGATAGGAGCGGCTGCAATAAAGGGTATATCAGGGAGCTTCTATAATGTCATGGGTTTGCCGGTCCATCGGCTGTATGAGGCATTAAAGCTTTTTTGA
- a CDS encoding SusC/RagA family TonB-linked outer membrane protein: MYRGVVIDDEGEPLPGVSVTVVGQKGLGAATNIEGEFSLRYEKSKCVLKFSYVGMKTQEVRANAGKRMTVQLETDATVLGTAVANGIYTRNIESFTGSVSTFNKDDLKMISANNILKGLSALDPSIIMPENTLMGSDPNTLPSLTINGEMNPQALAQEYETDPNQPLFILDGFESSLQAINDLNMDRIESISILKDASATAIYGSKAANGVIVVETKKPEAGRLQLSYNGSLQVAWADLSDYNLMNSEQKLQFELLSGEYGALDSNGLPIGESQRNSYFNRRRLVDMGHDTYWMNEPLQNAVSHTHNLYIQGGDQSFRYGAGLSYNKNEGVMKGSKRDVINGNVNLTYRVDNFNFTNQTIINNVSSNNETVPFSRFSEMNPFYVKYDEATGTPPKYVFHENTTYIWNPVWDMQQNSFKKGDITTITDNFQFEWRASRQLRIRGNLQYQLQKSTNESYTSPNETSQTKLEDKKRGSYSNSNTTNNSYSGRINATYGTAIGAHTINAVGGMQFSEKNNRSYSFAASGYTSDTFWNPNFSSGYPEGTKPTSTDSKTRNVSYYANGNYSYDMRYLLDFNWTMSGASQFGIDDPFTTTWSVGVGWNIHNEKWFKSSETINFLKLRASYGNPGNQNYDAKLAASIYDFYTIYDNPFGIANIIQQWGNNGLKWQKTNTYNVGITATMFNNRLSFNADYQIRKTDPQLVRIDLPGSTGVTSAPMNVGGTDNRSISVTATYYILKKYDFNWYISGNVNHYTTKYYGIGNLLEQYNEQGRVSSSLLRMYDGASTSGLYAVRSLGIDPATGNELLLKKNGTPTYEWNSDDEVLVGDSNPDFQGNFSTSFLYKGFSFGASFSFKMGGDVSLNTLMSKVENISGEARKKNQDIRALTDRWKKPGDIAKYKRIDDTTTSHITTRFIKTENTFSCGSINVGYRTSNAKFLNTIGASSIDIRFYMNDIFRISNIKEERGLSYPFQRSCTMSFGLSF; the protein is encoded by the coding sequence GTGTACCGCGGCGTCGTGATTGACGATGAGGGCGAACCTCTACCGGGTGTATCTGTTACCGTAGTAGGACAAAAAGGCTTAGGAGCTGCTACCAATATAGAGGGTGAGTTCTCGCTACGCTACGAAAAGTCCAAATGCGTACTCAAATTCTCCTATGTGGGCATGAAGACCCAGGAAGTCAGAGCCAACGCAGGAAAACGAATGACCGTTCAGCTTGAGACTGATGCCACAGTCCTCGGCACAGCAGTTGCCAACGGTATATACACTCGTAATATCGAAAGCTTCACAGGATCAGTCTCCACATTCAACAAGGATGATCTCAAAATGATCAGTGCCAACAATATCCTAAAAGGATTGTCGGCACTCGATCCTTCTATCATCATGCCTGAGAACACATTGATGGGATCGGACCCCAACACACTCCCCTCTCTCACCATCAACGGCGAAATGAACCCTCAGGCTCTTGCTCAGGAATATGAGACAGACCCCAACCAGCCACTGTTCATCCTTGACGGATTTGAAAGCTCACTACAGGCAATCAACGACCTCAATATGGACCGCATCGAGAGCATCTCTATCCTCAAGGATGCCTCAGCAACAGCCATATACGGCTCCAAGGCTGCTAACGGTGTGATTGTTGTCGAGACTAAAAAACCCGAAGCAGGACGTCTGCAATTGAGCTACAACGGATCACTACAGGTAGCATGGGCCGACCTCAGCGACTATAACCTGATGAACTCTGAACAGAAACTTCAGTTTGAGCTTCTTTCCGGAGAATACGGAGCTCTTGACAGTAATGGTCTCCCAATCGGAGAATCACAGCGCAACAGCTATTTCAACCGTCGTAGACTTGTTGACATGGGCCATGACACATACTGGATGAACGAGCCTCTGCAAAATGCAGTATCACATACTCATAACCTATATATTCAAGGTGGCGACCAGTCGTTCCGTTATGGCGCAGGTCTGTCATACAACAAAAATGAAGGTGTGATGAAAGGATCTAAACGTGATGTCATCAACGGCAATGTAAACCTCACCTATCGTGTGGACAACTTTAATTTCACCAACCAGACCATCATCAACAATGTTAGCTCCAATAACGAGACCGTACCATTCAGCAGATTCTCGGAAATGAATCCGTTTTACGTCAAATATGATGAAGCAACAGGTACTCCTCCCAAATATGTATTCCATGAAAACACCACTTATATATGGAATCCGGTATGGGACATGCAACAAAACAGTTTCAAGAAGGGTGATATAACAACCATTACTGACAACTTCCAATTTGAATGGCGCGCCTCACGTCAATTACGAATCAGAGGTAATCTGCAATATCAACTTCAAAAGTCAACAAACGAGTCATACACATCTCCTAATGAGACAAGCCAGACTAAATTAGAAGACAAAAAACGAGGCAGCTACTCCAACAGCAACACTACCAACAACAGTTACAGCGGACGAATCAACGCTACTTATGGAACTGCAATCGGTGCACACACCATAAACGCTGTAGGCGGCATGCAATTCTCCGAAAAAAATAATCGTTCCTACTCTTTTGCTGCGTCAGGTTACACCAGCGACACATTCTGGAACCCAAACTTCTCCAGTGGTTACCCTGAAGGCACCAAACCTACATCAACTGACTCCAAAACTCGTAACGTCAGTTACTATGCCAATGGCAACTACTCATACGACATGAGATATCTACTTGATTTCAACTGGACCATGAGTGGAGCTTCTCAGTTCGGCATTGATGATCCATTCACCACAACATGGTCGGTAGGTGTAGGCTGGAACATTCATAATGAAAAATGGTTCAAGAGTTCTGAAACAATAAATTTCCTTAAGCTCAGAGCATCATACGGTAATCCAGGCAACCAGAACTATGATGCCAAGCTCGCTGCCTCAATATATGATTTCTACACCATTTACGACAATCCGTTTGGAATAGCCAATATTATCCAACAGTGGGGCAACAACGGTCTGAAGTGGCAAAAGACAAATACATATAATGTTGGTATAACAGCCACCATGTTCAATAACCGTTTGTCATTCAATGCCGACTATCAGATCCGCAAGACCGATCCGCAGCTTGTACGAATCGACCTGCCAGGCTCCACCGGCGTGACATCTGCACCAATGAATGTCGGAGGCACCGACAACCGCTCCATCAGTGTTACTGCAACATATTACATCCTGAAGAAATATGATTTCAACTGGTATATCAGTGGAAATGTGAACCATTACACCACCAAATACTACGGTATCGGCAATCTTCTTGAACAATACAATGAACAGGGACGCGTAAGCTCATCACTCTTGCGCATGTATGACGGAGCAAGCACCTCAGGACTTTATGCGGTACGCTCTCTTGGCATAGACCCTGCCACTGGTAACGAACTACTCCTAAAGAAAAACGGAACTCCAACTTATGAATGGAATTCCGATGACGAAGTGCTCGTAGGAGATTCCAATCCCGATTTCCAAGGCAACTTCTCCACATCGTTCCTATACAAAGGTTTCTCATTCGGAGCATCATTCTCATTTAAAATGGGAGGAGATGTATCTCTCAATACTCTAATGAGTAAAGTGGAAAACATTTCCGGAGAAGCACGCAAAAAGAATCAGGACATCCGCGCTCTTACCGACCGATGGAAAAAGCCTGGCGACATAGCTAAGTACAAACGCATCGATGACACAACCACCTCTCACATAACTACACGATTCATCAAGACTGAAAACACATTCAGCTGTGGTTCCATCAATGTTGGTTACCGCACGTCGAATGCTAAATTCCTGAACACTATCGGAGCCTCATCTATAGACATCCGCTTCTACATGAACGATATTTTCAGAATCTCTAATATAAAAGAGGAACGCGGTCTTAGCTACCCATTCCAGCGTTCATGCACCATGTCATTCGGCCTGAGTTTCTAA
- a CDS encoding RagB/SusD family nutrient uptake outer membrane protein: MKNIFIKAIASIMLPISLASCSDWLEVEMQDKIMEPVLFGNYSGYVSAMNGVYLSLNDYYTDGQLMDILDVMAQYYYVTDDNNHKFRLYQSFDFKDSDIESKNSFLWNKGYTLIAYTNTILNHLSSIEDTPLTQNQFNILRGEALAMRAMLHFDILRRHGVNYSADPNAESIPYQDDTSREIKPFLSNKVVMEKIIGDLTEAANLLKDHDPIITEGIKDTQTEDNGVASYDMSFRQLRLNYYAVQGLLARAYLWMGDKTNAYKTAKNEIIDKANTETLEVFPWVTSEQVVADGKPDLIFSPEVMFAMYNSKRSSYHTNTFAQALSMPNRLTFYGETKDDSKVSILYDYPNDYRRNQWEMADPLQGGGDDEDPVTTLVFNKYADFKNGATESTYRYMIPMIRMSEIYMIAAEATTDRNEAYELLNAIRSHRNSPDLDSNDNFDISLVYEFAREMVGEGQLYFFYKRRQESLIISRTGSYDFNMLQSNYVWPIPESEIDKRIHTEK; encoded by the coding sequence ATGAAAAATATATTTATAAAGGCTATAGCCTCAATAATGTTACCCATCTCATTAGCCTCCTGCTCTGATTGGCTTGAGGTGGAGATGCAGGACAAAATCATGGAGCCTGTACTATTCGGAAACTATTCAGGATATGTCTCGGCCATGAATGGTGTCTATCTCAGCCTCAATGATTACTATACTGATGGTCAACTCATGGATATCCTTGACGTAATGGCACAGTATTATTATGTCACCGACGATAACAATCATAAATTCCGTCTATATCAGTCATTCGATTTTAAAGACAGTGATATCGAGTCAAAAAACTCATTTCTTTGGAACAAGGGATATACACTCATAGCGTACACAAACACCATTCTCAATCACCTTAGTTCAATAGAAGATACTCCGTTGACTCAGAATCAGTTCAATATCTTGCGTGGTGAGGCTTTGGCGATGAGAGCAATGCTGCACTTCGATATCCTTCGTCGTCATGGGGTCAATTACTCGGCAGATCCAAATGCCGAATCTATACCTTATCAGGATGATACAAGCCGAGAAATCAAACCATTCCTTTCCAATAAGGTTGTAATGGAGAAAATCATCGGTGACCTCACCGAAGCAGCAAACCTGCTGAAAGATCATGACCCCATCATCACAGAAGGTATCAAGGATACCCAGACAGAGGACAACGGCGTGGCAAGTTATGATATGTCATTTCGCCAGTTACGCCTTAACTATTATGCTGTGCAAGGACTTCTTGCCAGAGCTTACCTTTGGATGGGCGACAAGACAAACGCTTACAAAACCGCTAAAAATGAGATTATCGATAAGGCAAACACCGAAACCCTCGAAGTATTCCCATGGGTAACTTCTGAGCAAGTTGTTGCCGATGGAAAGCCCGATCTGATTTTCTCTCCGGAAGTAATGTTTGCAATGTACAATAGCAAACGCTCATCATATCACACTAATACATTCGCTCAGGCTCTATCAATGCCCAATCGTCTCACATTCTATGGCGAGACCAAAGATGACTCCAAAGTATCCATCTTGTATGACTATCCGAATGATTATCGACGTAACCAATGGGAAATGGCTGATCCTCTCCAAGGAGGTGGCGATGACGAAGATCCTGTAACCACTCTTGTATTCAACAAATATGCCGATTTCAAGAATGGAGCCACAGAATCCACATATCGTTACATGATACCAATGATCCGTATGAGCGAAATATATATGATTGCTGCTGAAGCCACAACTGATCGCAATGAAGCATACGAACTGCTTAATGCCATACGTAGCCACCGAAACAGTCCGGATCTTGACAGCAACGATAATTTTGACATCAGTCTTGTATATGAGTTCGCACGAGAAATGGTAGGTGAAGGACAATTGTATTTCTTCTATAAGCGTAGACAAGAGTCGCTCATCATAAGTCGTACTGGATCCTATGATTTTAATATGCTGCAATCTAACTACGTATGGCCAATTCCTGAATCGGAAATCGACAAACGCATTCATACTGAAAAATAA
- a CDS encoding ATP-dependent Clp protease ATP-binding subunit — METVYTTKFKEIVNSTPALAARHNSRYVMPEHLLLALISDPASDASKLVERASRGSTSKQLHENLDNELFNAAAESGYSGTVSLSDVSVSDLTGRIIKLSVLEARMLKSNVVDTIHLILAIFHNSDAQNSSFMEPFRRAGVTYESLYRLLAADSDKPMSLQRDGDDDDEEDEDEATPSAGAPSGRQGASASRQSHGGGSRGNSDTPMLDKYGYDMTQAAEENRLDPVVGRDVEIERLAQILSRRKKNNPVLIGEPGVGKSAIVEGLALRIVKRKVSRILFDKRVVSLDMASLVAGTKYRGQFEERVKGILDELAKNKDIILFIDELHTIVGAGNAAGSMDAANLLKPALARGEIQCIGATTLDEYRKNIENDGALERRFQKVMVEPTTPEETRVILDNIREKYEAHHNVIYTSEALDACVSLTERYISDRNFPDKAIDAMDEAGSRVHVTNIAVPAAIEELEKEINEAAAEKLRAAQAQNFEKAASYRDREQQLKAQLDSANAEWQEKLASMRETVDEEKVAEVVAMMTGVPVQRIAQAEGKRLKVMAPTLKGQIIGQDNAIEKIVKAIQRNRIGLKDPSKPIGTFLFLGPTGVGKTHLAKKLAEYMFDTSDSLIRIDMSEYMEKFTVSRLVGAPPGYVGYEEGGQLTEKVRRHPYSIVLLDEIEKAHPDVFNLLLQVMDEGRLTDSLGRRIDFKNTIIIMTSNIGSRQLKDFGGGIGFNARSAEDKDVSQGVIRKALNKAFAPEFLNRIDDIVMFESLSRDAIFKIIDIELAGFYKRVAQLGYILTLTDEARDFVADKGYDSQFGARPLKRAIQKYLEDSLAELIIDDSVKPGDEIYVSYTPGAEALTTEIRHPQE, encoded by the coding sequence ATGGAAACAGTATATACAACAAAATTCAAGGAGATAGTAAATTCCACTCCTGCTCTGGCAGCTCGTCATAACAGCCGCTATGTGATGCCAGAACATCTTTTGCTGGCTCTCATATCCGATCCTGCATCCGATGCCTCCAAGCTTGTGGAGCGGGCTTCGCGCGGCAGCACCTCAAAGCAACTGCACGAGAACCTGGATAATGAGCTCTTCAATGCGGCAGCCGAGAGCGGTTACTCAGGCACAGTGTCGCTGTCGGATGTATCGGTGAGCGACCTCACCGGGCGCATCATAAAGCTCAGTGTGCTTGAGGCGCGTATGCTCAAGAGCAATGTGGTGGATACGATCCATCTGATTCTCGCTATATTTCACAACTCCGATGCTCAGAACTCCTCATTTATGGAGCCGTTCCGTCGCGCAGGGGTTACTTATGAATCCCTTTACCGGCTTCTCGCAGCGGATTCCGACAAGCCCATGAGCCTTCAGCGTGACGGTGATGACGACGATGAGGAGGATGAAGATGAGGCCACTCCGTCGGCAGGGGCCCCATCCGGTCGGCAGGGTGCATCTGCGTCACGGCAGTCGCATGGCGGTGGCAGCCGAGGAAATTCCGATACACCGATGCTCGATAAATATGGCTATGACATGACACAGGCAGCCGAGGAGAACCGTCTGGACCCTGTGGTCGGCAGAGATGTGGAGATAGAGCGTCTTGCACAGATCCTCAGCCGCCGCAAGAAGAACAACCCTGTGCTCATCGGTGAGCCCGGTGTCGGAAAATCTGCCATTGTCGAAGGGCTTGCGTTGCGAATAGTGAAACGCAAGGTGTCGCGTATACTTTTCGACAAACGCGTTGTGTCGCTTGATATGGCATCGCTCGTAGCCGGGACGAAGTATCGCGGACAGTTCGAGGAGCGTGTCAAGGGGATTCTTGATGAGCTTGCAAAGAATAAGGACATAATTTTGTTCATTGATGAGCTGCACACCATTGTCGGAGCAGGGAATGCTGCCGGCTCGATGGATGCAGCCAATCTTCTGAAGCCTGCGCTTGCCCGAGGGGAGATCCAGTGTATCGGAGCTACAACACTCGATGAGTATCGCAAGAATATAGAGAACGACGGTGCTCTCGAACGCCGTTTCCAGAAAGTGATGGTGGAACCCACAACACCAGAGGAGACACGCGTGATTCTTGATAACATACGCGAGAAGTATGAGGCGCATCATAATGTGATATACACATCTGAGGCTCTTGACGCCTGTGTGTCACTCACCGAACGTTATATCAGTGACCGTAATTTCCCTGACAAGGCTATTGATGCCATGGACGAGGCAGGAAGCCGTGTGCATGTCACCAATATCGCAGTGCCTGCTGCTATCGAGGAGCTTGAGAAGGAGATCAATGAGGCGGCAGCTGAGAAGCTGAGAGCCGCACAGGCCCAGAATTTCGAGAAAGCGGCGTCCTACCGCGACCGGGAGCAGCAGCTCAAAGCTCAGCTTGATTCCGCTAATGCCGAGTGGCAGGAGAAGCTTGCATCGATGCGCGAGACTGTCGACGAGGAGAAGGTGGCTGAGGTTGTGGCTATGATGACAGGGGTGCCTGTGCAACGCATAGCTCAGGCGGAGGGGAAGCGTCTTAAGGTGATGGCTCCCACGCTGAAAGGTCAGATAATAGGTCAGGACAATGCCATCGAGAAGATCGTAAAGGCGATACAGCGCAACCGTATCGGTCTTAAGGACCCGTCGAAGCCTATCGGTACATTCCTTTTCCTAGGTCCGACAGGTGTCGGCAAGACCCATCTTGCAAAGAAGCTGGCAGAGTACATGTTTGACACATCCGATTCTCTCATACGTATAGATATGAGCGAGTATATGGAGAAGTTTACTGTGTCGCGTCTTGTGGGTGCGCCTCCGGGATATGTAGGCTATGAGGAGGGTGGACAGCTTACCGAGAAAGTGCGCCGTCATCCATACTCGATAGTGCTTCTGGACGAGATTGAGAAAGCGCATCCCGATGTGTTCAACCTTCTGCTCCAGGTGATGGATGAGGGGCGGTTGACCGATTCGCTTGGGCGTCGTATCGACTTCAAGAACACCATAATTATAATGACATCCAACATTGGTTCGCGTCAGCTTAAGGATTTCGGCGGAGGGATAGGTTTCAATGCTCGTTCGGCTGAGGACAAGGATGTGAGCCAGGGTGTGATACGCAAGGCTCTGAACAAGGCTTTTGCTCCGGAGTTCCTTAACCGTATCGATGATATCGTGATGTTCGAGTCACTGAGCCGTGATGCGATCTTCAAGATTATAGATATCGAGCTTGCCGGATTCTACAAGCGGGTTGCCCAGCTCGGTTACATTCTCACCCTCACTGACGAGGCGCGTGATTTTGTGGCTGACAAGGGTTATGATTCCCAGTTCGGGGCACGCCCTCTTAAACGTGCCATTCAGAAGTATCTTGAGGACTCGCTCGCTGAACTGATCATAGACGATTCCGTGAAGCCGGGCGATGAGATCTATGTGTCATATACGCCAGGGGCGGAGGCTCTTACTACTGAAATACGTCATCCTCAGGAATAA